The segment CGCTGACGTTCTTTTTCCATATTGTCGATTTTCTGGTTGAAACGAGCCCAACGCTCATCAGACACTAAACCAAGCTCGCGCGCTTTTTCTGTTAAACGAAGATCAGCGTTGTCTTCACGAAGTAACAAACGGTATTCAGCACGTGATGTGAACATGCGGTACGGTTCTTTCGTACCCATGGTCGATAGATCGTCGATCAACACGCCCATGTAGGCTTGATCACGGCGTGGGCTCCAGCCTTCTTTGCCTTGGCTGTACAAACTTGCGTTTAAACCTGCCATCAGACCTTGTGCGGCAGCTTCTTCGTAACCCGTGGTACCGTTAATTTGTCCTGCGAAGAACAAACCTTGAATAAACTTAGTTTCATAAGTCTGTTTCAAATCACGAGGATCGAAGAAATCGTATTCGATTGCATAACCAGGACGAACGATGTGTGCGTTTTCAAAACCTTTCATTGAACGAACAATTTGAACTTGCACATCAAAAGGTAAGCTGGTGGATATACCGTTTGGATAAAGTTCAGTTGTATTTAAACCTTCTGGTTCAATAAAGATTTGGTGGCTGTTTTTATCAGCAAAACGCATCACTTTGTCTTCGATAGACGGACAGTAACGTGGACCAATTCCTTCAATCACACCAGCATACATAGGGCTACGGTCGAGATTAGAACGAATCACATCATGTGTCTGCTCATTGGTATGAGTGATGTAACAAGGAATCTGACGCGGGTGTTGCTCACGTTTGCCCATAAATGAGAAAACAGGCGTTGGATTGTCACCATGCTGAGCTTCCAGCACAGAAAAATCGACACTGTTTGCGTCAATACGTGGTGGCGTACCAGTTTTCAGTCGATCAACTCGGAATGGCAATTCACGTAATCGATCCGCTAAAGCGATCGATGGTGGATCGCCTGCACGACCGCCAGAGAAGTTTTCCATACCAATGTGGATCTTTCCACCAAGGAAGGTACCAACGGTCAACACAACCGCTTTGGAGCGGAATTTAACGCCCATCTGAGTCACCACACCCAGAACTTGATCGTTCTCGACGATAAGATCATCTGCTGCTTGTTGGAAAAGCGTCAGATTTGGTGTGTTTTCCAGTGTGCTGCGAACATAGGCTTTGTATAAAGCTCGGTCAGCTTGCGCGCGAGTTGCACGAACTGCTGGACCTTTAGAAGCATTCAGTGTTCTGAACTGAATACCTGCATGGTCAATAGCTTGCGCCATTAAACCACCCATAGCATCTACTTCTTTAACTAAGTGGCCTTTACCAATGCCACCGATCGCTGGGTTACAAGACATCTGTCCTAGCGTGTCAATATTATGCGTTAGAAGTAACGTACTTTGTCCTGTACGTGCGGCTGCGAGAGCGGCTTCCGTTCCTGCGTGACCGCCACCAACCACAATGACGTCAAATGTTTCGTGATAAAGCATGAACGACCTCAGGTATTCAATGAGATTAAGATTAAACAAAAGAGACGTATTCTACCCTCTTTCCTAAGTCTAGAAAATCGCTTTTCTATATTTTCCTCTCACTACCGATAACTTAATATATATAAGATCTTTATATAG is part of the Vibrio diazotrophicus genome and harbors:
- the mnmG gene encoding tRNA uridine-5-carboxymethylaminomethyl(34) synthesis enzyme MnmG, with protein sequence MLYHETFDVIVVGGGHAGTEAALAAARTGQSTLLLTHNIDTLGQMSCNPAIGGIGKGHLVKEVDAMGGLMAQAIDHAGIQFRTLNASKGPAVRATRAQADRALYKAYVRSTLENTPNLTLFQQAADDLIVENDQVLGVVTQMGVKFRSKAVVLTVGTFLGGKIHIGMENFSGGRAGDPPSIALADRLRELPFRVDRLKTGTPPRIDANSVDFSVLEAQHGDNPTPVFSFMGKREQHPRQIPCYITHTNEQTHDVIRSNLDRSPMYAGVIEGIGPRYCPSIEDKVMRFADKNSHQIFIEPEGLNTTELYPNGISTSLPFDVQVQIVRSMKGFENAHIVRPGYAIEYDFFDPRDLKQTYETKFIQGLFFAGQINGTTGYEEAAAQGLMAGLNASLYSQGKEGWSPRRDQAYMGVLIDDLSTMGTKEPYRMFTSRAEYRLLLREDNADLRLTEKARELGLVSDERWARFNQKIDNMEKERQRLKETWMNPNSKGIDALNALLKTPMSREASGEDLLRRPEVDYDALVSLPEFGPALEDAEAAEQVEIQVKYEGYIERQKDEIEKSLRHENTKLPADLDYKQVKGLSNEVVLKLNAAKPETVGIASRISGITPAAISILLVHLKKQGMLKKGEAA